A genomic segment from Streptosporangium roseum DSM 43021 encodes:
- a CDS encoding WD40 repeat domain-containing serine/threonine protein kinase, producing the protein MTSQRLGPGDPQRIGDHLLSGRLGEGGQGVVYDAYDPDGRRVAIKLLHADADRGRIAREIAAATRVSSFCTARVLHADLDVPRPYIVSEFIDGPSLRRAVGDSGPLEEDRLRRLAIAVATAMTAIHGAGVVHRDLKPDNVLLGPDGPRVIDFGIARTAEMSLTSTGLIVGTPTYMAPEVLAGERAGPPADVFAFGAIVLYAATGHDPFRADTLGAVMHRVLSSQPDLSPLPPDVRPLVAAALAKDPADRPAARELLLALLGQDSPEAGALAAAALRAAASPSLGRLAEEVFVGLTPAEQEVVPQIFLRLVSADGRESRGAGRAEIDGSPESERVLAAFAGAGLVRVSDEVVTLERPGLLRAWPRLREWSDAELPGLPVRQRVSDAARLWESGGRKDGDLLQGTPLDEAMEWAATGRRHITLNHLETAFLRAASSLRHRRIRGRRLVTAALAVLLAVSLVAVVVAEQRRVTVAAQGERIAAQLDEAVARRLAAQADALRRADPLTAMRLSAAAHAAAPVAESRAALQSSLAQREASVVPVPRSATHYTLSADGTTLLGAGTGVITLWDAGTGRELRSIRAPGLVATGVAQGATRERAAIDTAEGLRLWDLKTGRRLPGVYGDAGSWAAISPDGADLLSFDGSALVVRDIERGEELMRLPGGQAWGRSAGGGRYVTTSGEGAVRLWDLRTGRSLRAPAPPEGTGSVGAALSADGRTLVLERADTLVFWDVGSGRRLGETSVPRGGHLLFAPDGRTLAVLHLGGVVLVGVPGVVTLLDYPTDEQPRAESVRFSPDGRAVRFVDGADSVVTLSVPEWSGAGAAQGGALSPDGTRTAVQTAFGTRRRVEVRDVRTGRAVATLAVPPTPPAPEAGAGSLGLVFSPDGGTLAVTPDSEPVAHLFDTASGRRLGELRWKGKYASRIAFGADGRSLAVAASTMSDQPFVELWDVASRKPGTRLPGAGTTALALAPHPDGTRLAQGGLAGVALTPLRGGAAATLDGAGDVRAVSFAPAGDLLAVGDAAGRVQLWEVATRRPRGPAIAAHPGGVDLAAFSPDGALLVTSGGGRVALWDVATGGQLGRPAAGVERAVTGVAFPDGGRTLRTVTADGTVADRPLDPGRAAGAVCSRAAGGPSPQEWARHIPELAYRPACP; encoded by the coding sequence GTGACCTCGCAACGCCTCGGCCCCGGTGATCCGCAGCGCATCGGGGACCATCTCCTGTCCGGCCGTCTCGGCGAGGGCGGCCAGGGGGTGGTCTACGACGCATACGACCCGGACGGGCGCCGGGTCGCGATCAAGCTGCTGCACGCCGACGCCGACCGGGGGCGGATCGCCAGGGAGATCGCCGCCGCGACCAGGGTCTCCTCGTTCTGCACCGCCCGGGTGCTCCACGCCGACCTCGACGTGCCCCGCCCCTACATCGTCAGCGAGTTCATCGACGGGCCCAGCCTGCGCCGAGCCGTAGGGGACTCGGGCCCGCTGGAGGAGGACCGGCTCCGCCGCCTGGCCATAGCCGTCGCCACCGCGATGACCGCCATCCACGGCGCCGGGGTGGTCCACCGCGACCTCAAGCCGGACAACGTGCTGCTCGGCCCCGACGGCCCCCGGGTCATCGACTTCGGCATCGCCCGCACCGCCGAGATGTCCCTCACCTCGACGGGGCTCATCGTCGGCACCCCGACCTACATGGCCCCCGAGGTCCTCGCCGGTGAGCGGGCCGGTCCCCCCGCCGACGTCTTCGCCTTCGGCGCCATCGTGCTCTACGCGGCCACCGGCCACGACCCCTTCCGCGCCGACACCCTCGGCGCCGTCATGCACCGCGTGCTCTCCAGCCAGCCCGACCTGTCACCCCTGCCGCCGGATGTGCGCCCCCTGGTCGCGGCCGCCCTGGCCAAGGACCCCGCGGACCGTCCGGCCGCCCGGGAGCTGCTGCTCGCGCTGCTCGGCCAGGACAGCCCGGAGGCCGGAGCCCTGGCCGCCGCCGCCCTGCGGGCAGCGGCCTCCCCCTCGCTCGGCCGGCTCGCCGAGGAGGTGTTCGTAGGGCTCACGCCCGCCGAGCAGGAGGTCGTCCCGCAGATATTCCTCCGCCTGGTCAGCGCGGACGGCCGGGAGTCCCGGGGCGCCGGGCGGGCCGAGATCGACGGCTCACCGGAGTCCGAGCGGGTGCTCGCCGCGTTCGCCGGCGCGGGACTGGTCCGGGTGTCGGACGAGGTCGTCACGCTGGAGCGGCCCGGCCTGCTGCGGGCGTGGCCGCGACTGCGGGAGTGGTCCGACGCCGAGCTGCCCGGCCTGCCGGTCCGTCAGCGGGTCAGCGACGCCGCCCGGCTCTGGGAGTCCGGCGGGCGCAAGGACGGCGACCTCCTGCAGGGCACCCCGCTCGACGAGGCGATGGAGTGGGCCGCCACCGGCCGCAGGCACATCACGCTCAACCATCTGGAGACCGCCTTCCTCAGGGCCGCCTCGTCCCTGCGCCACCGCCGGATCCGGGGACGCCGCCTGGTCACCGCCGCCCTGGCCGTGCTGCTCGCGGTGTCGCTGGTCGCGGTGGTCGTCGCCGAGCAGCGGCGCGTCACGGTGGCCGCGCAGGGCGAGCGGATCGCCGCCCAGCTCGACGAGGCCGTCGCCCGCCGCCTGGCCGCTCAGGCCGACGCCCTGCGGCGGGCCGACCCGCTGACCGCGATGCGGCTCAGCGCGGCGGCCCACGCGGCCGCGCCGGTCGCCGAGTCCCGCGCCGCCCTGCAGAGCTCCCTCGCGCAGCGGGAGGCCTCGGTCGTGCCGGTGCCGCGCTCGGCCACCCACTACACGCTGAGCGCCGACGGCACCACGCTGCTCGGCGCGGGCACCGGAGTGATCACCCTCTGGGACGCGGGCACCGGCCGCGAACTGCGCTCGATCCGGGCACCCGGCCTGGTCGCGACCGGCGTCGCGCAGGGGGCGACGCGGGAACGCGCCGCGATCGACACCGCCGAGGGCCTGCGGCTGTGGGACCTGAAGACGGGCCGCCGGCTGCCCGGGGTGTACGGCGACGCGGGAAGCTGGGCCGCGATCAGCCCTGACGGTGCCGACCTGCTGTCGTTCGACGGCTCCGCCCTGGTGGTGCGGGACATCGAGCGCGGCGAGGAGCTGATGCGGCTCCCGGGCGGCCAGGCCTGGGGCCGGTCGGCGGGCGGCGGCCGGTACGTGACGACCTCGGGCGAGGGCGCCGTCCGGCTGTGGGATCTGCGGACCGGCAGGTCGCTGCGGGCCCCGGCACCGCCGGAGGGGACCGGCTCGGTGGGCGCGGCGCTGAGCGCCGACGGCCGGACGCTGGTGCTGGAGCGGGCCGACACGCTGGTCTTCTGGGACGTGGGGTCCGGCAGGAGGCTCGGTGAGACCAGCGTCCCGCGGGGCGGGCACCTGCTGTTCGCCCCGGACGGCCGCACGCTGGCGGTGCTCCATCTGGGCGGGGTCGTCCTGGTGGGCGTGCCCGGCGTCGTGACGCTGCTGGACTACCCGACCGACGAGCAGCCCAGAGCCGAGAGCGTGCGCTTCTCCCCGGACGGCCGCGCCGTCCGCTTCGTCGACGGCGCGGACTCGGTGGTCACGCTCAGCGTGCCCGAGTGGTCCGGTGCCGGAGCCGCCCAGGGCGGCGCGCTCAGCCCGGACGGCACCCGCACGGCCGTGCAGACCGCCTTCGGCACCCGCCGCAGGGTCGAGGTGCGAGACGTGCGCACGGGCCGGGCCGTGGCCACGCTGGCGGTGCCGCCGACCCCGCCGGCCCCGGAGGCGGGCGCCGGGTCGCTGGGCCTCGTCTTCAGCCCCGACGGCGGGACCCTGGCGGTCACCCCCGACTCCGAACCCGTGGCGCACCTGTTCGACACGGCCTCGGGCAGGCGGCTGGGCGAGCTGCGCTGGAAGGGCAAGTACGCGTCCCGGATCGCGTTCGGCGCCGACGGGCGCAGCCTCGCCGTCGCCGCCTCCACCATGTCCGACCAGCCGTTCGTCGAGCTGTGGGACGTCGCCTCCCGGAAGCCGGGCACCCGGCTGCCGGGGGCGGGCACGACGGCCCTGGCCCTGGCGCCGCACCCGGACGGCACGCGGCTGGCCCAGGGAGGCCTGGCGGGGGTCGCCCTGACGCCGCTGCGCGGCGGCGCCGCCGCCACGCTCGACGGCGCGGGCGACGTGCGCGCGGTGTCGTTCGCCCCGGCGGGGGACCTGCTCGCCGTCGGCGACGCCGCCGGGCGGGTCCAGCTCTGGGAGGTCGCCACCCGGCGGCCCCGCGGCCCGGCGATCGCCGCGCACCCCGGAGGGGTGGACCTGGCGGCGTTCTCACCGGACGGCGCGCTGCTGGTCACCTCCGGCGGCGGCCGGGTGGCGCTGTGGGACGTGGCGACCGGCGGGCAGCTCGGACGGCCCGCGGCGGGCGTGGAGCGGGCCGTGACGGGCGTGGCGTTCCCGGACGGAGGCAGGACGCTGCGGACCGTCACCGCGGACGGCACCGTCGCCGACCGGCCACTCGATCCGGGCCGGGCCGCCGGAGCGGTGTGCTCCCGCGCGGCAGGAGGGCCGTCCCCCCAGGAGTGGGCACGGCACATCCCCGAGCTGGCCTACCGCCCCGCCTGTCCCTGA
- a CDS encoding type 1 glutamine amidotransferase: MRITVVEHGADAGLGFFAEWLAAAGVGCDVVRPYLGESVPERADDGLIVLGGEAAAWEDERYPWLPATRDLIRTSVEGGVPTLGICLGAQLMTLACGGSVERGEHGLEVGAREIVPLPEAGADPLFAGLGPAPAVQYHGDAMTRLPEGAVRLATGDPYPNQAYRLGDKAWAVQFHPEAGAEIFAGWTGESADHLTALGYSAEELDMQVKEAEERLVGTWRLLAERFAAVVRSA; encoded by the coding sequence ATGAGGATTACTGTCGTTGAGCATGGAGCCGACGCGGGCCTGGGCTTCTTCGCCGAGTGGCTGGCCGCGGCCGGGGTCGGGTGCGATGTGGTCCGGCCCTATCTGGGCGAGTCCGTGCCGGAGCGGGCCGATGACGGGCTGATCGTGCTCGGAGGCGAGGCCGCGGCCTGGGAGGACGAGCGCTACCCCTGGCTGCCCGCCACCCGCGACCTGATCCGGACCTCGGTCGAGGGCGGCGTGCCGACCCTGGGGATCTGCCTGGGCGCCCAGCTCATGACGCTGGCCTGCGGCGGCTCCGTCGAACGGGGCGAGCACGGCCTGGAGGTGGGCGCGCGGGAGATCGTCCCGCTCCCGGAGGCCGGCGCCGACCCGCTGTTCGCGGGACTCGGCCCCGCCCCGGCCGTGCAGTACCACGGCGACGCGATGACCCGCCTCCCCGAGGGCGCGGTACGGCTGGCCACCGGCGACCCCTACCCCAACCAGGCCTACCGGCTGGGGGACAAGGCGTGGGCGGTGCAGTTCCACCCGGAGGCCGGCGCCGAGATCTTCGCCGGCTGGACCGGCGAGTCGGCCGACCACCTGACCGCTCTGGGTTACTCGGCCGAGGAGCTCGACATGCAGGTGAAGGAGGCCGAGGAACGTCTCGTCGGCACCTGGCGCCTTCTCGCCGAACGGTTCGCCGCCGTCGTCCGATCCGCGTGA
- a CDS encoding bifunctional [glutamine synthetase] adenylyltransferase/[glutamine synthetase]-adenylyl-L-tyrosine phosphorylase: MQTTAGRLARLGFADGARAERLLDELGPEAVGDLGLLDSLVAAADPDLALTSLNRLAERDPSVLGALRSDAGLRARLLGVFGVSSALGDHVVKHPEHWSLLGGAHAVRRPTAQELRAELLLAVGAEPGDPEPRATDAGTATLVALRVAYRGRLLRLAARDVTGEASLTEATAELSDLAGAALEAGLAVARSEHAESGSVRLAVIGMGKCGARELNYISDVDVVFVAEPREGVDETKALQSATRLAQGMMRACSASTPEGSLWEVDAALRPEGKAGPLVRTLASHQAYYRRWAKTWEFQALLKARPVAGDPELGEQYVAAMNEMVWQAATRDRFVEDVQAMRRRVEEHARAGDAERQLKLGPGGLRDIEFAVQLLQLVHGRLDPLLRRRGTLSALAALSRGGYVGREDAKALAEAYTFLRQVEHLIQLHRLRRTHVVPEDAGDLRRLGRSLGMTSDPVGEFTTWWRRHAMEARRLHEKLFYRPLLQAVARLPESEARLSTAAAQARLEALGYTDPAGALRHISALTSGVSRRAAIQRTLLPVMLGWFADAPDPDGGLLGFRQVSDKLGATPWYLRLLRDETAVASRLARLLGTSRYVTGLLLHAPDAVAMLGSDAELVPRPAEALLAEARATVGRHPTAAEGAVAAVRGLRRRELFRTAVADLTGHIDIEQVGQALSTLNDTTIQAALDAAISKVEMERRTPLGTRFAVIAMGRLGGFESSYGSDADVMFVHAPLEGVPEREATDVAFAVANELRRLLALPAPDPPLLIDPDLRPEGRQGPLVRTLASYAAYYGRWSSPWESQALLRARFSAGDRWIGTALLELADPLRYPAEGIADAAVLQIRKLKARMEAERLPRGADPALHTKLGPGGLSDVEWVAQLIQLRHAGRLPSLRTTRTLETLRAAVAEGLLSASDEASLTQAWRFASRVRDAIVLVRGRAADSIPAGQRERALISRAMGYPQDASEDLVDDYRRVTRRARRVVERVFYED, encoded by the coding sequence ATGCAGACGACCGCCGGGCGGCTGGCCCGGCTCGGGTTCGCCGACGGGGCCAGGGCCGAGCGGCTGCTCGACGAGCTGGGGCCCGAGGCGGTCGGCGATCTCGGCCTGCTGGACTCCCTGGTCGCCGCGGCGGATCCCGACCTGGCGCTCACCTCGCTGAACCGGCTGGCAGAGCGGGATCCGAGTGTCCTCGGCGCGCTCCGGTCCGACGCCGGCCTGCGGGCGCGGCTGCTCGGCGTCTTCGGGGTCAGCTCCGCCCTGGGCGACCACGTGGTCAAGCATCCCGAGCACTGGAGCCTCCTCGGCGGTGCGCACGCCGTACGGCGTCCGACCGCGCAGGAGCTCCGCGCCGAGCTGCTGCTCGCGGTCGGCGCGGAGCCCGGCGACCCCGAGCCGCGCGCCACGGACGCCGGCACCGCCACCCTGGTGGCGCTGCGGGTCGCCTACCGAGGACGGCTGCTCCGGCTGGCCGCGCGGGACGTCACCGGCGAGGCCTCGCTCACGGAGGCCACCGCCGAGCTGTCCGACCTGGCCGGGGCCGCGCTGGAGGCGGGGCTCGCCGTCGCCAGGTCCGAGCACGCCGAGTCCGGCTCGGTACGGCTGGCCGTCATCGGCATGGGCAAGTGCGGGGCGCGCGAGCTCAACTACATCAGCGATGTCGACGTCGTCTTCGTGGCCGAGCCGCGCGAGGGCGTCGACGAGACCAAGGCCCTCCAGTCCGCCACCCGGCTGGCCCAGGGCATGATGCGCGCCTGCTCGGCGAGCACCCCCGAGGGCTCGCTGTGGGAGGTGGACGCCGCGCTGCGCCCCGAGGGCAAGGCCGGTCCGCTGGTCCGCACCCTGGCCAGCCACCAGGCCTACTACCGGCGCTGGGCCAAGACGTGGGAGTTCCAGGCGTTGCTGAAGGCCCGGCCGGTGGCGGGCGACCCCGAGCTCGGCGAGCAGTACGTCGCCGCGATGAACGAGATGGTCTGGCAGGCGGCCACCCGCGACAGGTTCGTCGAGGACGTGCAGGCCATGCGCCGCCGGGTCGAGGAGCACGCCCGCGCGGGCGACGCCGAGCGGCAGCTCAAGCTCGGGCCGGGCGGCCTGCGCGACATCGAGTTCGCCGTCCAGCTGCTCCAGCTCGTCCACGGCCGGCTGGACCCGCTGCTGCGCCGCCGCGGCACGCTGTCCGCGCTGGCCGCCCTGTCCCGGGGCGGCTACGTCGGCAGGGAGGACGCCAAGGCCCTCGCCGAGGCCTACACCTTCCTGCGCCAGGTCGAGCACCTGATCCAGCTGCACCGGCTCCGCCGGACCCACGTGGTGCCCGAGGACGCCGGCGACCTGCGACGGCTCGGCCGGAGCCTGGGCATGACCAGCGACCCGGTGGGGGAGTTCACAACCTGGTGGAGGCGGCACGCGATGGAGGCCCGGCGCCTGCACGAGAAGCTCTTCTACCGGCCGCTGCTGCAGGCCGTGGCCCGCCTGCCCGAGTCCGAGGCCCGGCTCTCCACCGCCGCCGCGCAGGCCCGCCTGGAGGCGCTCGGCTACACCGACCCGGCCGGGGCGCTGCGCCACATCAGCGCGCTGACCAGCGGCGTGTCGCGGCGGGCGGCGATCCAGCGGACCTTGCTGCCCGTCATGCTGGGCTGGTTCGCAGACGCCCCCGACCCCGACGGCGGCCTGCTCGGCTTCCGCCAGGTCTCCGACAAGCTCGGCGCCACCCCGTGGTACCTGCGGCTGCTGCGCGACGAGACCGCGGTGGCCTCGCGGCTGGCCCGGCTGCTCGGGACCAGCCGCTACGTGACGGGCCTGCTGCTGCACGCCCCCGACGCGGTGGCGATGCTCGGCTCGGACGCGGAGCTGGTCCCCCGGCCCGCCGAGGCGCTGCTGGCGGAGGCGCGGGCCACGGTCGGCCGCCATCCCACGGCGGCCGAGGGCGCGGTCGCCGCGGTGCGCGGGCTGCGGCGCAGGGAGCTGTTCCGTACGGCGGTCGCCGACCTCACCGGGCACATCGACATCGAGCAGGTCGGCCAGGCGCTGTCCACGCTCAACGACACGACGATCCAGGCGGCGCTGGACGCCGCGATCAGCAAGGTCGAGATGGAGCGGCGCACCCCGCTGGGCACGAGGTTCGCGGTGATCGCGATGGGCCGTCTGGGCGGGTTCGAGTCCTCCTACGGCAGCGACGCCGACGTGATGTTCGTGCACGCGCCGCTTGAGGGGGTGCCGGAGCGGGAGGCCACCGACGTGGCCTTCGCGGTGGCCAACGAGCTGCGCCGCCTGCTGGCCCTGCCCGCCCCCGACCCGCCGCTGCTCATCGACCCCGACCTGCGTCCCGAGGGCCGCCAGGGGCCGCTGGTCCGCACGCTCGCCTCCTACGCGGCCTACTACGGGCGCTGGTCGTCGCCGTGGGAGTCCCAGGCGCTGCTGCGCGCCCGCTTCTCCGCCGGGGATCGCTGGATCGGCACGGCCCTGCTGGAGCTGGCCGACCCGCTGCGCTACCCGGCCGAGGGCATCGCCGACGCGGCCGTGCTGCAGATCAGGAAGCTGAAGGCGCGGATGGAGGCCGAGCGGCTGCCCCGGGGGGCCGACCCGGCCCTGCACACCAAGCTCGGTCCGGGCGGGCTGTCCGACGTGGAGTGGGTGGCCCAGCTCATCCAGCTCCGTCACGCCGGGCGCCTGCCGTCGCTGCGGACCACCCGGACCCTGGAGACGCTGCGCGCGGCGGTCGCCGAGGGCTTGCTGTCGGCCTCCGACGAGGCCTCGCTCACCCAGGCCTGGAGGTTCGCCTCGCGTGTCCGCGACGCCATCGTCCTGGTCCGGGGGCGCGCCGCCGACTCCATCCCGGCGGGCCAGCGCGAGCGCGCGCTCATCTCCCGCGCCATGGGCTACCCGCAGGACGCCAGCGAGGATCTCGTGGACGACTACCGCCGCGTCACCCGCCGGGCCCGCCGGGTCGTGGAGCGCGTCTTCTACGAAGACTGA
- a CDS encoding TIGR03620 family F420-dependent LLM class oxidoreductase, with the protein MSMNLGRVGVWTFAFDGRPMAMVRDAAAELDELGYGAIWFGEGLGRDALTQAALLLDATERLVVATGIANIFLRDPITMAAGERTLAEAFPDRFLLGLGGHRTADQPPFLGPIPHHGRPLPTVRAYLDAMDRAPLLNPAPAEPPRRVLAALGPKMLELAAERTWGAHPYFVPVEHTARAREIMGPDALLAVEQAVILERPDRARELARGFIAGYAQARPRHQEENLRRLGFGDDDLADGGSDRLLEALIAWGDVQDIAKRVREHFDAGADHVCVQVLSEDLPTREWRELAPALLEL; encoded by the coding sequence ATGAGCATGAATCTCGGGCGAGTGGGCGTGTGGACCTTCGCCTTCGACGGCCGGCCGATGGCAATGGTCCGGGACGCGGCGGCGGAGCTGGACGAGCTCGGCTACGGCGCGATCTGGTTCGGCGAGGGGCTCGGCCGCGACGCGCTGACCCAGGCGGCGTTGCTGCTGGACGCCACCGAGCGGCTGGTCGTCGCCACCGGCATCGCCAATATCTTCCTCCGCGACCCGATCACCATGGCGGCGGGGGAGCGCACCCTCGCCGAGGCCTTCCCGGACCGCTTCCTGCTCGGCCTCGGCGGCCACCGCACCGCCGACCAGCCGCCCTTCCTCGGCCCCATCCCGCACCACGGGCGCCCGCTGCCCACCGTGCGCGCCTACCTGGACGCGATGGACCGGGCGCCCCTGCTGAACCCGGCCCCGGCGGAGCCGCCCCGCCGGGTCCTGGCCGCTCTCGGCCCCAAGATGCTGGAGCTCGCCGCCGAGCGGACCTGGGGCGCCCACCCCTACTTCGTGCCGGTCGAGCACACCGCCCGGGCCCGGGAGATCATGGGGCCGGACGCGCTGCTGGCGGTCGAGCAGGCGGTCATCCTGGAGCGTCCGGACCGGGCCCGCGAGCTCGCCCGGGGGTTCATCGCCGGATACGCCCAGGCCCGGCCGCGTCACCAGGAGGAGAACCTCAGGCGGCTCGGGTTCGGCGACGACGACCTGGCGGATGGCGGCAGCGACCGCCTGCTGGAGGCGCTGATCGCCTGGGGTGACGTCCAGGACATCGCCAAGCGGGTCCGTGAGCACTTCGACGCGGGCGCGGACCATGTCTGCGTCCAGGTCCTGAGCGAGGACCTGCCCACGCGCGAGTGGCGCGAGCTGGCCCCGGCTCTGCTTGAGCTGTGA
- a CDS encoding acyl-CoA desaturase codes for MASPSAVPTDLAAAPVPWFERLLVVLFVVVPFLAVLAAVPFAWGWGLGWRDVTIAAVMYLITGFGVTVGYHRHFTHRSFQARTWLRVVMAVAGGMSLQGPVIRWVADHRRHHKYADKEGDPHSPWRFGPGFTGLSKGLSHAHVGWLFSPERTSRRRFCPDLLADRPIRFLSHNLTYVPVVLLSLGLPALAGGLWGGSWHAALTAYFWGGLVRIFVLHHVTWSINSICHTFGKEEFSVRDRSRNVWWLAVISLGEAWHNLHHADPTSARHGVLRGQVDPSARLIWLFERLGWAWDVRWPDAGRLAARRVADA; via the coding sequence ATGGCCTCCCCTTCCGCTGTGCCGACGGACCTCGCCGCCGCGCCCGTGCCGTGGTTCGAGCGCTTGCTGGTCGTCCTCTTCGTCGTCGTGCCCTTCCTCGCCGTGCTGGCCGCCGTCCCCTTCGCCTGGGGATGGGGACTGGGATGGCGGGACGTGACCATCGCCGCGGTGATGTATCTCATCACCGGGTTCGGCGTCACCGTCGGCTACCACCGGCACTTCACCCACCGGTCCTTCCAGGCCAGGACGTGGCTCCGGGTGGTCATGGCGGTCGCCGGGGGCATGTCGCTGCAGGGACCGGTGATCCGCTGGGTGGCCGATCACCGGCGGCATCACAAGTACGCCGACAAGGAGGGCGACCCGCACTCGCCGTGGCGGTTCGGCCCCGGGTTCACCGGGCTGTCCAAGGGGCTGTCCCACGCCCACGTCGGCTGGCTCTTCAGCCCCGAACGCACCTCCAGGCGGCGGTTCTGCCCCGACCTGCTCGCCGACCGGCCCATCAGGTTCCTGTCGCACAACCTCACCTACGTGCCGGTCGTGCTGCTCTCACTCGGCCTGCCCGCCCTGGCCGGCGGCCTGTGGGGCGGCTCCTGGCACGCCGCGCTCACCGCCTACTTCTGGGGCGGGCTGGTGCGCATCTTCGTCCTGCACCACGTGACCTGGTCGATCAACTCGATCTGCCACACCTTCGGCAAGGAGGAGTTCTCGGTCAGGGACCGCTCCCGCAACGTGTGGTGGCTGGCGGTGATCTCGCTGGGGGAGGCGTGGCACAACCTGCACCACGCCGACCCCACCAGCGCCAGGCACGGCGTGCTCCGCGGCCAGGTCGATCCGAGTGCCCGGCTGATCTGGCTGTTCGAGCGGCTCGGCTGGGCCTGGGACGTCCGATGGCCGGACGCCGGGCGGCTGGCCGCCCGGCGCGTGGCCGACGCCTGA
- a CDS encoding LLM class flavin-dependent oxidoreductase produces MRLGVMFDRDLPPESLIPFCRHLDAAEVDDVWVVEDLGWTGSISSAATALAVTERLRVGIGITPAPLRNPALLAMELGNLARMHPHRLAAGIGHGVQDWMRQVGALAPSPLALLEETIVAVRALLRGETVTLQGRAVRLDGVSLVHPPVTAPPVLAGVVRPRSLELSGRVAQGTILPEGVGPAQIEEARKAIGGGGHELVVFTNLYVGDDPAVGARLAAGSAEFLHVDPAEVVMAVGSPEDAADQVRSLWEAGADTVVLRPFGPDPLPQVDLVLAELR; encoded by the coding sequence ATGCGCCTGGGCGTGATGTTCGACCGCGACCTTCCCCCGGAGTCGCTCATCCCCTTCTGCCGCCACCTGGACGCGGCCGAGGTGGACGACGTATGGGTGGTGGAGGACCTGGGCTGGACCGGGTCGATCTCGTCGGCGGCCACCGCGCTCGCCGTCACCGAGCGGCTGCGCGTGGGCATCGGGATCACCCCGGCGCCGCTGCGCAATCCGGCCCTGCTGGCCATGGAGCTCGGCAACCTGGCCCGCATGCACCCGCACCGTCTCGCGGCCGGGATCGGCCACGGCGTCCAGGACTGGATGCGGCAGGTGGGCGCGCTGGCCCCCTCGCCGCTGGCCCTGCTGGAGGAGACCATCGTGGCCGTGCGCGCCCTGCTGCGCGGCGAGACGGTCACCCTCCAGGGCCGGGCCGTACGGCTCGACGGGGTGAGCCTGGTGCATCCGCCCGTGACCGCGCCGCCGGTTCTCGCCGGGGTCGTACGGCCCCGCTCGCTGGAGCTGTCCGGGCGGGTGGCCCAGGGCACGATCCTGCCCGAGGGGGTCGGTCCCGCCCAGATCGAGGAGGCGCGCAAGGCGATCGGGGGAGGCGGTCACGAGCTGGTGGTGTTCACCAACCTGTACGTCGGTGACGACCCCGCGGTGGGTGCGCGCCTGGCGGCCGGTTCCGCGGAGTTCCTGCACGTCGATCCGGCCGAGGTCGTGATGGCGGTGGGCTCCCCCGAGGACGCCGCCGACCAGGTCAGGTCGCTGTGGGAGGCGGGGGCCGACACGGTGGTGCTCCGCCCGTTCGGGCCGGACCCCCTCCCCCAGGTAGACCTGGTCCTGGCGGAGCTGCGCTAG
- a CDS encoding alpha/beta hydrolase → MNPVFGDVEVPGGRLRVARFGTGPRLIVAVHGITASLMAWSGVARRLPAEWSLVAMDLRGRGHSAGLPGPYGLPRHAEDVGLVARSLGPESGIVLTGHSMGAYVAALAAAGRDYARVVLVDGGLPLPLPPGLDPDTALSATLGPAIARLSQTFPSTDAYVGFFKAHPAFAGNWNDRVEEYVRYDAAGPEGAVRSRAREEAVRQDGRWLLTEGEEIGAALHAVRSPLSLLRAPRGLLDHPVGMIPDGLAAAWTGRLPALEDELVEDCNHYTILMEDRCASLVADRLVR, encoded by the coding sequence TTGAACCCTGTCTTCGGCGATGTCGAGGTCCCCGGCGGCCGGCTGCGCGTCGCCCGGTTCGGCACCGGGCCGCGCCTGATCGTGGCCGTGCACGGCATCACCGCCTCGCTCATGGCCTGGAGCGGGGTCGCGCGGCGGCTGCCCGCCGAGTGGTCGCTGGTCGCGATGGACCTGCGGGGCCGCGGCCACAGCGCCGGCCTGCCCGGCCCGTACGGCCTGCCGCGGCACGCCGAGGACGTCGGCCTGGTCGCCCGGTCGCTGGGCCCGGAGTCCGGCATCGTGCTCACCGGCCACTCGATGGGCGCCTACGTCGCCGCACTCGCCGCGGCCGGCCGCGACTACGCCAGGGTCGTGCTGGTCGACGGAGGGCTCCCGCTTCCCCTGCCACCGGGCCTGGACCCCGACACGGCCCTGTCGGCCACGCTCGGCCCGGCCATCGCCCGGCTCAGCCAGACCTTCCCGAGCACCGACGCCTACGTCGGCTTCTTCAAGGCGCACCCCGCCTTCGCCGGCAACTGGAACGACCGGGTGGAGGAGTACGTCCGCTACGACGCGGCCGGCCCCGAGGGCGCGGTGCGCTCGCGGGCACGGGAGGAGGCGGTCCGCCAGGACGGCCGGTGGCTGCTCACCGAGGGCGAGGAGATCGGCGCCGCGCTGCACGCGGTGAGGTCGCCGCTGTCCCTGCTGCGGGCCCCGCGCGGGCTGCTGGACCATCCGGTCGGCATGATCCCCGACGGGCTGGCCGCCGCCTGGACCGGGCGGCTGCCCGCTCTGGAGGACGAGCTGGTCGAGGACTGCAACCACTACACGATCCTGATGGAGGACCGCTGCGCCTCGCTGGTCGCCGACCGCCTGGTCCGGTGA